The Bacillus marinisedimentorum sequence CGGTTTACTTGCCTTTACGTTCTTGAAGTCTAAGGACTCAAGGTGCTTGATCCAGGCATCCGCTGTAGGAATGCTGGATATTCCGTAAAGGGAAGTCATTTGTTCCATCAACTGTTCAGGCAGTGCTGCTTCAGAGGTCATTTCATTCAGGATAAGTTTGCCGCCGGGTTTCAGAACTCTGGTGAATTCATCCAGTGATGCCCGTATGTCAGTAAAGATGACAACAGATTCAGACAGAATGGCATCAAATGAAGCATTGGTAAAAGGCAAAGCAGTTATATCTGCTTGCAGGATTGTCATATTCGGTTTTTCTTCCGGGAACCGGGCTTTCGCTTTCTTGATCATCAAGGGATGGGCATCGACGGCAGTAACGAGAGTATCTGAATGATCTGCCAGGTAAGCTGCAGTTCTGCCAGTTCCACAGCCTGCATCAAGTATCTCTTTTCCTGCAAAGTAATCGGTATGCTGTTCTATTAACTTTTTAGTGAGTGGAAAGCCGCCCGGATGTGCATCTGCGACACCGAGGGCTGCCAGGCATTCAAGATAAGGGTACATGGTCATGCTTTTCAGCTCCAATTGGTTCGGGTACCGCATTTTATGCAGCAGCTGTCGTTAATGGGACTTGTGGACAAGTAAATGATTGCATGCCGCAGAAACAAATTGGAAATGAATGAATTCATGCAAATTGAATAAACTTGTTTGCAAGGGCATGAATCTTTAGCTGCTTAGAAGCTGATTCGTTAGACATTAAATCTGGAAATTGTCAAAAATATGTAATGAAAGGCATGTAATGGAAATGGTAAAATCAGAAGGGAGGGAGGCGCGAATTATGACGATTTTTGGTGTATTGATGACTTTTTTACGAATAAGTGTCATTTTCCTGGCGGGAAATGCTGTGTTATGGTGGGCGGAAATCAGGATTCTCACCGTATTTAGCCCGATGTTTGAAAAAATTGGCCTGTTTGAGATCGACCATGTGATGTCACTTTTGTTTGCAGCCAATCTTTTACTCATTTTCGTGCTGAACAGGCTATATTATAAAAAAAATCCATTTCAGCGAGATGAACCTCAAAGCAGCGTCAAATCAGCTGCAGCCGGACGGCCGCAGTAGGTTTTATAAATATATTCATGTTGAGTGCCCTCCCTGGGTTGACCGGGGAGTTTTTTTATGACGTCATATACAATGGGAATCAAACGCAGGGCGGTAATTTCACATAATCCAACAGAAGTTTTCACTAAAGTTTCTCTATGAAGCAGAGGTCTCCGGCTGGCAAAATGAAAACGCTATATGTACAATAAACTTGAATGGATTAACATTTGCTACATAAAAAAGGAGAGGATAAAATGAGTGAGGAAATGAAGCAAGAAACAGTCGTGGAACGTTCTCTGCCCCGAATCGGTTCGCCGGCACCGCAATTTGAGGCGGTGACAACCCACGGAACGCTCCGCCTGGAAGATTATAAAGGAAGCTGGCTCATCCTGTTCTCACATCCTGCCGACTTCACGCCGGTCTGTACAACTGAATTTGTCGCTTTTCAAAACATTTATCCTGAATTGCGCAAGCTGAATACGGAACTCCTTGGATTAAGTATTGACAGTGTCCATTCACATATCGCCTGGGTCAGGAATATCGAGAAAAATTTCGATGTGAAGATTGAGTTTCCAGTCATTGCTGACTTGAACAAAGATGTAGCCTACAAATATGGAATGATCATGCCGGAAGAAAGCAGCACCGAAACATCGCGGGCTGTATTCGTGATCGATCCCGATCAGAAAATTCGTGCGATCATCTATTATCCGCTTACAACAGGCCGTAATATGGATGAAATCCTGCGTCTTGTGAAAGCGCTTCAGACCACCGATGAACATGCTATCGCCACACCTGCAAACTGGCAGGAAGGCGAGAAAGTTATCGTTCCGCCGGCAACGACAACTGAGGGGGCGGCTGAACGTGAAACAGAGGGGTATGAATGCATCGATTGGTACCTGTGCA is a genomic window containing:
- a CDS encoding peroxiredoxin codes for the protein MSEEMKQETVVERSLPRIGSPAPQFEAVTTHGTLRLEDYKGSWLILFSHPADFTPVCTTEFVAFQNIYPELRKLNTELLGLSIDSVHSHIAWVRNIEKNFDVKIEFPVIADLNKDVAYKYGMIMPEESSTETSRAVFVIDPDQKIRAIIYYPLTTGRNMDEILRLVKALQTTDEHAIATPANWQEGEKVIVPPATTTEGAAERETEGYECIDWYLCKKNV
- a CDS encoding class I SAM-dependent methyltransferase, whose amino-acid sequence is MTMYPYLECLAALGVADAHPGGFPLTKKLIEQHTDYFAGKEILDAGCGTGRTAAYLADHSDTLVTAVDAHPLMIKKAKARFPEEKPNMTILQADITALPFTNASFDAILSESVVIFTDIRASLDEFTRVLKPGGKLILNEMTSEAALPEQLMEQMTSLYGISSIPTADAWIKHLESLDFKNVKASKPDFPVSGTPREFMPEFDLSADHFKTLKEHEKMLDSTKQLIGWNIYIGTKR